The following is a genomic window from Streptomyces lincolnensis.
ACCCTGCTCGCGGGCGCGGCCACGGCGGCGTGCGGGCCCATCGCGTTCCTCGGGCTCATGGTGGCCCATGTGGCGCGGTATCTGACCGGCCCCGACTACCGCTGGCTGGTGCCCTACGCCGGTCTGCTCGGCGCCATCGTCCTGCTGGTCTGCGACATCGTGGGCCGCCTGGTGGTACGGCCGGGCGAGTTGGACGCGGGTGTCGTCGTCGCCCTGCTCGGGGCCCCGTTCTTCGCGGGTCTGGTGTGGCGCGGAAAGTTCAAGAGCGCGTGAACAGGACAGACGTGGAGCCGGACGGGGCAGGCGTGGAGCCGAACAAGGCGGGCGTGGAGCCGAACGAGGCGGGCTTGAAGCCGAACGGAACAGATGTGAAGCCGTCGGTGGCGCCCGGCGTGCGGCTCGGCCACGTGTCGTTCGTATGGCGGCCCTGGCTCGTCGGCGTCACGCTGCTGCTGGCGGCGGCGACCTTCCTGGTCTTCTGTGTGTCCATCGGCGTCGGGGACTTCCCCATCGGCCTGCCCCAGGTGATCGCCACTATCTTCGGCCGGGGCGAGCAGGTCGACGAGTTCGTGATCATGGATCTGCGGATGCCGCGGGCCATGGCCGGGCTCCTGGTGGGGGTCGCGCTCGGGGTGTCCGGGGCGATCACGCAGTCCATCGCCCGCAATCCGCTGGCCAGTCCGGACATTCTGGGGATCACCTGGGGTGCGAGCGCGGTCGCGGTGTTCCTGGTGACGGTGTCGGGCGGCACCGCGGCGGCGATCGTCAGTTCCGTGGGCCTCTCGGCGGCGGCGCTCGCGGGCGGTCTCGGCACCGGGCTGCTGGTGTACTTCCTGGCGTGGCGGCGCGGGATCGACGGGTTCCGGCTCATCCTGATCGGCATCTCGGTGAGCGCCGTGATGGAGGCCATCACGAACTGGCTGCTGGTCAAGGCCGACATCAGGGATGTGGCCCGGGCCCAGGTGTGGCTGGTCGGTTCGCTCGACGACCGGTCGTGGGACGGGATCCGGGTGGCTCTGTGGTGCACCCTCGGCCTCCTGGTCGTCGTGGCGTGTGTCGCGTTCCAGTTCAAGCCGATGCACCTCGGTGACGAGGTCGCCGCGGGCCTGGGCGTGCGGTACTCGAGAGTGCGGGCGGTCCTGCTGCTGTGCGCGGTGCTGCTGGCCGCCGCGGCGGTGGGCGCCGCCGGCCCGGTCCCGTTCGTCGCCCTGGTGGCGCCGCAGGTGGCGATGCGGTTGGCGAGGTTCCCGACCCCGCCCATGGTGGCCTCCGGGCTGGTGGGCGCGCTGCTGCTGATCGGCTCGGACCTGCTCGCGCGGGCGGCGCTGCCGGTCTCGCTCCCGGTCGGTGTGGTCACCGCCGCGATCGGCGGCCCCTTCCTCGTCTATCTGCTGGTGCGGGCGAACCTCAAGTAGACGAACCCCGGTCGGATGATGCGAAACTTAGGCAAGGCTAAACACGAGGGGGCCTGGTGGTCGGTCAGTCCATCACCGAGATCGAGTCCGGAGTCGACGCCGTCTCACGGCTGGCGGCCCGGAGTGTCACGGTCGGGTACGGCGCCCGGACCGTCATCGACGACCTGGACGTGGCGATTCCGCCCGGGGTGATCACCACGATCATCGGCCCCAACGGCTGTGGGAAATCGACCCTGTTGCGGACGCTGTCGCGGCTGCTCAAGCCGGCCAGGGGGACGGTCGTACTGGACGGCGACGACATCGGCAGGCTCCGGACCAGGGACGTGGCCAAGAAGCTCGGCCTGCTGCCGCAGGCGCCGGTCGCGCCGGAGGGGCTGACGGTGTCCGACCTGGTGGCCAGGGGCCGCCACCCGCACCAGAGCTGGCTGCGGCAGTGGTCGTCGGACGACGCCGCCGTGGTGGAGCGGGCGTTGGCCATGACCGGGGTGTCCGATCTGGCGGACCGCCCGGTCGACTCGCTCTCCGGTGGACAGCGGCAGCGCGTGTGGATCTCGATGACCCTGGCCCAGGGCACCGATCTGCTGCTGCTGGACGAGCCGACCACCTACCTGGACCTGGCCCACGCGATCGACGTGCTCGACCTGGTCGACGACCTGCACGAGTCGGGCTGCACCGTCGTGATGGTGCTGCACGACCTCAATCTGGCCACGCGCTACAGCGACAACCTCGTCGTGATGAGGGACGGGGCGATCCTCGCCCAGGGGCATCCGCGGGACGTCATCACCGCCGACCTGCTGCACGAGGCGTTCGGGCTGCGCGCCAAGGTGATCGACGACCCGGTGGGCGACCGTCCGCTCATCGTGCCGATCGGCCGCACCCACGTCCAGGTTCCCTAGCTCAAGTCCTCAGCGAACCAAGGTGTTTCAGCACTTAGGCTAGGCTAACCTGATTTCTGTGGATAAGGTTTGCCTGCCCTTAGAACGAGGCGCAGCGGACAGTGTGAAAGCAAGGGATTGCGGATGTTCCTCCATAGAACGACGCTCGTGAAGCCCTGGCGGCGGATGGCGGCGATGTTGTCCGCCGCCACCCTCGGCGTCGGCCTCCTCGCCGGATGCGGTTCCGATTCGGGGAACGCGTCGAGCGACGACACCACGGCCGCCGCCGCGGCCGGAGCCTTCCCGGTCACCGTGGAGCACGCGTTCGGATCCACCAAGGTCGACAAGGCCCCCAAGCGGGTCGTCTCCGTCGGCTACACGGACGACCAGACCATCCTGGCGTTCGGCATCAAGCCGGTCGGCATGGTCGACCAGTACCCGAACCCGGCGGGCCAGAGCCCGGACATCAACACGCAGTGGCCCTGGGTGAAGGACAAGTGGGGCGACACCAAGCCCGAGGTCATCATGAAGAACGGTGACTCCGGCCCCAACTACGAGAAGATCGCCGCCCTGCGGCCGGACCTGATCATCGCGGTGTACTCCGAGATCGACCAGGCCGCCTACGACAAGCTGTCCCGGATCGCGCCGACGGTGGGCCGTACCAAGGCCGAGAAGGAGCCGTTCAGCGCGCCGTGGCAGGACAATGCCCTCCACATCGCCAAGGCGCTCGGCAAGGCCGACGAGGGCGAGAAGATGGTGTCGGACATCCAGGGCCGGCTGGACTCGGCCAAGAAGGCGCACCCCGCGTTCGCCGGCCAGACGGCTGTCGTGCTGTCCTGGTACAAGGGCTCGGTGGCCCCGTTCACCTCCACCGACGTCCGCGGACGCCTGGTGACGGGCATCGGCTTCAAGTACCAGACCGAGATCGACAAGGTCGCGGGCGGCGACTTCTACACCACGCTCTCGCCCGAGCGCGTCGACCTGGTCGACGTCGACCGCATCTTCGTCATCAACGACAAGGCGGACACCGCGGCGCTGAAGAAGTTCAAGCTCTTCACCAACCTGGACGCCGTCAAGAACGACAAGGTGTCGTACCTGTTGGACAGCGAGGGTCCGGCCGTCGGCGCGGCGATCTCCCAGGGCACCCTGCTGTCCATGCCGTACGCGATCGACGAACTCGTCAAGTCGGCCGAGTAGGTGTGAGCACCACCGACACGCGCCCCGCCCCGGCGGCCCTGCACACGGCGACCGGACGCGAGGCGACTCGATGGGTCGCGGCGCACTGCCGCGAGATGCCGTGGCTGACGGTCGCCACCGTGCTCACCACGGTGGCCGGAGCGGCGCTCCAGGTGCTCCCGGTGCTGCTGCTCGGCCGGGTCGTCGACGGGGTGGTCGAGGGCGATTCGCGCTCGATCCTCGTCAGGATCGGGGTGTTGATGGGGGCTGCCGCGCTGCTCGGCGCGGCGGCCACCGCGGTGTCGACCTATCTGATCGGGCGACTGGGCGCGGACCTGCTCGCCCGGCTGCGGGAAGGCGCCGTCCGGGCGGTGCTGGGGATGCCGAGCGCGCGCATCGAACACGTCGGCCGGGGAGACGTGCTGTCCCGTGTCGGCGACGACGTGGCCGTGCTGTCCAAGGGCATCCGCATGGCGGTCCCCACGGTGTTCTCGGCGGGCGTGCTGGTCGCCATCGCCACCGTCGGCATGTTCGGACTGGACTGGCGGCTCGGTCTGGCGGGCGTCGGCGCGCTGCCCGCGTACGCGCTGGCCCTGCGCTGGTATCTGCCCCGGTCCGCCCCGCTCTACCGCAAGCAGCGGGTGGCCCAGGCCGACCGCGCGCAGGCGTTGATCAGCGGTCTGAACGGGATCGACACGGTCCGGGCGTACCGCCTGGAGGACGCCTTCCGGGAGAAGGTCACCCGCGAGTCGTGGCGGGTGCGCGAGCTCGGCATCGAGGTCTTCCGGTTCTTCGGCCGGTTCGTGGGCCGGGAGAACCGGGCCGAGTTCATCGGACTGGTCCTCATCATCGTGGTGGGATACGCCCTTCTGGAGGCCGATGCCGCAAGCCTCGGCGAGGTGTCGGCGGCCCCCCTGCTGTTCCACCGGCTGTTCACCCCGCTGGGCATGATCATGTTCACCTTCGACGAGGCACAGAAGTCGGGCGCCAGCCTGACCCGCCTGGTCGGGGTGCTGAAGGAGCCCGCCGAGGACCGGCTGGTGGGCGACCCGGACGTGGTGCCCGCGGACATCGCGCCCTGGCCGGTGACGGTGGAGGGGGTGACGTTCAGCTATCCCGGCACCGAGGAGCCGGTCCTTCGGGACGTCGATCTGACGATCCCGGCGGGCGGTTCGCTCGCCCTGGTGGGGGCGACGGGCGCGGGCAAGACGACCCTGGCCGCGCTGATCGCGGGCATCGGGACCCCGCAGACCGGATCGGTGCGCGTCGGGCCCACCGACCTCGCCACGGTGGACGAGGCCGGGGCGCGGGCCCTGGTGAGCATCCTGACGCAGGAGACGCACGTCTTCTCCGGCCCGCTCGCCGACGATCTGCGCCTGGCCGCACCGGAGGCGACCGACGCCGAGTTGATGACCGCGTTGCGCACGGTCGGCGCCGACACCTGGGTCGACGCGCTGCCCGAGAAGCTCGACACCCCGGTCGGCGAGGGAGGCGAGCGGCTGGACGCCACCAAGGTCGCCCAGATCGCCCTGGCCCGGCTGGTGTTGAGCCGGTCACCGGTCGTGGTGCTCGACGAGTCGACCGCGGAGGCGGGCAGCGAGGGCGCCGCCGAACTGGAGCGCGCCGTGCTCGCCGCGTGCGCCGGCCGGACCACGTTGTTCGTGGCGCACCGGCTGACCCAGGCGATGGCGGCGGAGCGGATCGCGGTGCTGGACGCGGGACGCGTCGTGGAGCAGGGGACCCACGAGGAGCTGGTGGCCCTGGGCGGCCGCTACGCCCGGCTGTGGCGGGCCTGGCGAGAAGGCAGTTGATTCACCTCACGAGTTGATTCGTCTCACGTGGTGGCACGCCCGACCGGCCGTGCCTCACTTCCATGGTGTGGAAAGGGTGCTGAGTCTTCGATGATGGAACCGAGCGCTCGTCTCGTCCTGCTCTCCGCGACCCGCCTGGCCGACGTGCGTCGGCGCACCGGCGACCGCTCCGACCGGACCATCGCCGAAGCCTGCGCCATGGCGCTGCACTACTGGGCGACGGGCCGGAGCCCCGACGGCATCGACCTCACCCCCGCCACACCGTTCGCCGACGTCCTGGCATGGGCCGACGGCGGGGGGACCGGACCCGGCAGCCGGGAGGCGGGCACGGACGGCTGGAGCATCGCCGTTCCCGAAGGCGTCGGGCAGGCCGAAGCGCAACTGGCCCTGGACGACCTGGCCGACTTCCCCGACCGGCCCCTCGGCACCCTCGCCCCGGCCGACACGGCTGCCCGTCTCCAGGCCCTGGCCGAGTGGAACGACACCCGAACCGACCGGATCCGCCCCACCATCGTGGAGATGTTCCGCGAGCAGGCGCGGACCAGGCCGGACGCCATCGCCGTGGTGGACGGGCACCGGTCGCTGACCTACCGTCAGGTGGCCGAGCTGTCCAGCCAGTTGGCCCACCATCTGCTCGACCGCGGACTGGCCGCCGAACAGGTCGTCGGCATCTCCCTGGGCCGCGGCGCCGACATGGTGATCGGGCTGCTCGGCGTGCTCCAGGCGGGCTGCGCGTTCGTCCCGCTGGACCCGCAGTGGCCCGCCGCGCGCCGGGCCGTCGTCATCGAGGACGCCGGGGTCGTCACGCAGCTCAACGCCTCGGGCGAGCACGACCCGGGTGAACCGGCAGCCGTGGCCGTCGACCTCGACGACTGGCGGTTCGGCTCCCTGCCCACCGGCGGGACCGGCGTCACCGTCCCCGGGGCCGCCCTGGCGTACGTCATCTTCACCTCCGGTTCGACCGGGCGGCCCAAGGGCGCGATGATCCGGCACGAGGCGATCAGCGAGCGCCTGCTGTGGCAGGTGGAGGAGATCCTCGGCTTCGGCCACGACG
Proteins encoded in this region:
- a CDS encoding FecCD family ABC transporter permease — translated: MEPNKAGVEPNEAGLKPNGTDVKPSVAPGVRLGHVSFVWRPWLVGVTLLLAAATFLVFCVSIGVGDFPIGLPQVIATIFGRGEQVDEFVIMDLRMPRAMAGLLVGVALGVSGAITQSIARNPLASPDILGITWGASAVAVFLVTVSGGTAAAIVSSVGLSAAALAGGLGTGLLVYFLAWRRGIDGFRLILIGISVSAVMEAITNWLLVKADIRDVARAQVWLVGSLDDRSWDGIRVALWCTLGLLVVVACVAFQFKPMHLGDEVAAGLGVRYSRVRAVLLLCAVLLAAAAVGAAGPVPFVALVAPQVAMRLARFPTPPMVASGLVGALLLIGSDLLARAALPVSLPVGVVTAAIGGPFLVYLLVRANLK
- a CDS encoding ABC transporter ATP-binding protein — protein: MVGQSITEIESGVDAVSRLAARSVTVGYGARTVIDDLDVAIPPGVITTIIGPNGCGKSTLLRTLSRLLKPARGTVVLDGDDIGRLRTRDVAKKLGLLPQAPVAPEGLTVSDLVARGRHPHQSWLRQWSSDDAAVVERALAMTGVSDLADRPVDSLSGGQRQRVWISMTLAQGTDLLLLDEPTTYLDLAHAIDVLDLVDDLHESGCTVVMVLHDLNLATRYSDNLVVMRDGAILAQGHPRDVITADLLHEAFGLRAKVIDDPVGDRPLIVPIGRTHVQVP
- a CDS encoding iron-siderophore ABC transporter substrate-binding protein; translated protein: MFLHRTTLVKPWRRMAAMLSAATLGVGLLAGCGSDSGNASSDDTTAAAAAGAFPVTVEHAFGSTKVDKAPKRVVSVGYTDDQTILAFGIKPVGMVDQYPNPAGQSPDINTQWPWVKDKWGDTKPEVIMKNGDSGPNYEKIAALRPDLIIAVYSEIDQAAYDKLSRIAPTVGRTKAEKEPFSAPWQDNALHIAKALGKADEGEKMVSDIQGRLDSAKKAHPAFAGQTAVVLSWYKGSVAPFTSTDVRGRLVTGIGFKYQTEIDKVAGGDFYTTLSPERVDLVDVDRIFVINDKADTAALKKFKLFTNLDAVKNDKVSYLLDSEGPAVGAAISQGTLLSMPYAIDELVKSAE
- a CDS encoding ABC transporter ATP-binding protein, whose product is MSTTDTRPAPAALHTATGREATRWVAAHCREMPWLTVATVLTTVAGAALQVLPVLLLGRVVDGVVEGDSRSILVRIGVLMGAAALLGAAATAVSTYLIGRLGADLLARLREGAVRAVLGMPSARIEHVGRGDVLSRVGDDVAVLSKGIRMAVPTVFSAGVLVAIATVGMFGLDWRLGLAGVGALPAYALALRWYLPRSAPLYRKQRVAQADRAQALISGLNGIDTVRAYRLEDAFREKVTRESWRVRELGIEVFRFFGRFVGRENRAEFIGLVLIIVVGYALLEADAASLGEVSAAPLLFHRLFTPLGMIMFTFDEAQKSGASLTRLVGVLKEPAEDRLVGDPDVVPADIAPWPVTVEGVTFSYPGTEEPVLRDVDLTIPAGGSLALVGATGAGKTTLAALIAGIGTPQTGSVRVGPTDLATVDEAGARALVSILTQETHVFSGPLADDLRLAAPEATDAELMTALRTVGADTWVDALPEKLDTPVGEGGERLDATKVAQIALARLVLSRSPVVVLDESTAEAGSEGAAELERAVLAACAGRTTLFVAHRLTQAMAAERIAVLDAGRVVEQGTHEELVALGGRYARLWRAWREGS